In the genome of Phocoena sinus isolate mPhoSin1 chromosome 15, mPhoSin1.pri, whole genome shotgun sequence, the window TGGACGTCTCTGTCCCGAGGAGCCGAGCCCTCCTCTCCCGCAGCTCCTCACAGCGCCGCTCCCGGCCCTCTTTCCGACGGCACCCCGCCCCTGAGCAACCGCAGgagcctcccagccccccaccggAGGAAGAGCTGGTAGCCCCCGAACAGAGACTTCTCGAGCCAGAGCACGCCCCGGAGCCAAGCTCCTCCAGCCCTGAAGGGACTCCATTGCCATCCAGAGGGCCCCTGGGACAGAGGTAAGCACAGGGGGAGGTGACCGGCCTGGGATGGGGAGGAGGCTGATGGCATCTGGACACCAGCTCCCACGGCCTGTCTTCCGTCTGCAGGTTTGGCCTGGCACACCCTGGCATGATGCAGGAGCTGCGAGCCAGGCTGGGCCAGCCAAAGCCCCAGTGACTGGGACGTGAGGCTCAGAAGGCTGGGTTGAACGCTGCTCAGCCTGACTCCCTCTGCCGCTTTGGACGCATCCTTTCCAccctctgggccttagtttcttgGTGTGTCATTCACGGAGCAGACAGAACCAGATGTCTGTGAGAACCATGAACTTAAGGAGTCTGACTCTCCAGTGGGGCTGGTGGACCACTGCCCCGCTGGGGTCATTTCTCTCTGATGGCCTGCCTTGTCTACCTCCCCAACCTGTCTCAGCTGCTTGGAGGACTGAGCGAGGACAGAGACAGTTCTCCCCACAGCCTTCCCTCTCTACTGCGCCCACTCCTCGACCCCCCCCCATTATCAACCCCCCACCAGGCCCTGGAGAGCTGTGTAGGACTAATGCAAACCTCTGGGGTTGAAGCCGGCCTGGAGGAAGAGGTCAGGAGGGCCGGTGGCGCTCCATTTGCAACCAAAGAGAAGCAGACCAGCTGCCTTGAGCTTCCAAAGTGGGAGCTCAGTCTCAGAACTCTGCTGGTTACTACGGCAGCCACCAGCTGAACAAGCCAGAGTGGGGGAAGGTAGGCCAGGAACCCCAAAAATGTAAGATCAGAGAGGAGTCCAGGGTAACCAGAAGCTGCAGACTCTGTTCCAGGGCTCCTTTGCATGTCAGGACCCCTTCTCTGAAAAGAAGCCGAGGCAGAGAGAGGGTGAGAGTGCTTTATTAGGCACCCAGCGTGGCAGCCTAGTCTGAGGATGACTAGCAGGTCCCcgaaacaataaataaatcatttttctaaacaataaataaatatctaagaaataaatatctggCAAGGACTGGAGGGGCCTTAAGTTATTGGATAGGGTCTGGGGCGGGAGAACAGTGGAGTCGTGCCTTGTCTAAGGCAGATGAGCCGGAGCCTGTCTGCTGGCCCAGACTCCAGTCCTCAAGTCCTgatgggtggagggaaggggctaAGAAGTCACCGTCCatcagggctgggagctgggtgTGGGGAACCCCAAGGCCTGGGCTGGGTTCCCAGCCTGGGAAAGCAGCAGCAGGTCCCTCACCGCCCGAGACAAGACAATTTCCAAGGAGTGTAGCGACTGGTAGGTGTAGAGGAGCCAGGGCCAGGACACCTGGGCTGACATCTGCAAGGGACTGCCCAGAGCCCCTGggagcagcccctccccctcctcattctcctcctcctcctcagggAGGTTGAATCCTGCAGCCAGCACCTGTGGGGAGAGACCCATGGGTCAGAGAATGGCCCGCCTGAGACCCCGAATGAATCCTTATTTCTTTATGTGCCCAGTGGTGCAGAGTGACATCAGAGACCACAAGGGCATGGTTTCCCTGGACAACCCCTACTTCGCATCCTCATTATGTCATCGTTTCATGTGAGCTGcctgattttgtttttggttcAAATAAATGGAAGTCACAGAGCAAGATGGTGCTCATGGAACTGGCTCTCACTCATCCAGGATTGCCTGGGGGACTGGGGACTCTGGAAggtcctctctttctctctctctctttttttttttttttttttttgctgtgccatgGGGCTTTCAGGatgttcccctaccagggatagaacctggtccctggcagtgaaagcctggagtcctaaccactaggccaccagggaactggAAGTTCCTCTCTTAAGCGTCGTCTTAAGATCAGAAATGGGCAGAAAGGTGATATGGTTAgtttttatgctttcattttctattcttttattaaGGGTAAAATTCCTATTTCCCTTTGAAATGTTCAGGAGAATCTGGTGATGTCAGAGGATGAGGGAGAAGGGAACATACTTTGTTTGCTGTAGGGCCTGCTGATGCCAGATGCTGTCCTGGCTTCTCTCATTCAAGACCAAGACCCCAAGAGAAGGCAGAGGTTCAGGGGGCAGAGGTAGGACCTGgtacacctacacacacacacacactcacacacacacacacacacacacacacacactcagaggaTCTGGAGCATCTCCTTCCAGACTTATCCTACCTCTGGGCAGGGGGTGTTTTCAAAGGGAACCAATGAGCCTCAATTTTGAGTGTTCGTCTCTGGGGGTCGAGGAGGGTGGGTGGGCACTCTACCTGGAAGCGGAGATGCTGCTGCAAATCTCGGAGATCCAGCCTCATGGCCCACAGCTGCAACCTCTCTGAACTGGTCCAGAACCCCTGGCTCCCCAGCCCTCCCAACAGGGTATGGAAGGGGTGAAGTGTCATGGAGAGGAAGCGGAGTCTTTCTGGGTCCtgtggaaggggagggaaggcatCAGGAAAGACCTTCAGGCCAAGGATGACCCACTTCAAACCCAGCCTCATCTGTATTTGGGTCCCATTCCCAGCATGAACTCCAATCCCCATTCCGTACCCATATCTATTCTCATCCTTAACCACATCTCCATCCCTACTCCCTTCCTATGTTCATCACCATTCCCATCTCCACTGTGTCTGATCTCTATCCTATATCCTTTTCCAACCTCATTTTCAGTCACACCCGAGGTCATCTCTAACCCCCAACCCCATCTCCATCCTTCTGTCACTCTCTACCCACGACCCCATTCCATTCCCTTCTCTACCGCCCCACCCCATCTCCATCTCCTCACTTGTTTTCATTCTGTCTTCAACTTCTTTCCCATCCTTGTTCCCATGCTTATCCCAATTCCAACCCTCTTTCTTGTGTCCAGCCTCAATGTTACCATCTCTCCATCCCATCTCCAACTCTACCCAACCCCATTCCATTCCCATCCTCACCAGTGATCCCCATTCTTTCTCTATCCCCCACTTCATTTTCACTCTCATCCCCAACCTTCTTCCCATCCCTAACCTCTTACCATTCTCACTCGTAACACCAGCTCCACGCCTCCTCCATACTAACCTCTAACCCCAACCCCATTCTGTTCCCATCCCCACATCTTTCCTTGCTCAGCTTCATTCTTACCTTCTTCCTAACGCCATTTCTTTATTCCAGCCTCATCTTTATATTCAGTGACCTACCCAGCCTCATCCAGATTCTCTCCCTCAATTTATCCGCAAATCCATCTTCAATTCAATCCCCAACTTTATCTCCATCCCCCCAACCCAGCCTTATTGCCAGTTTGCCTGTCCCACCCCGCCAGTCCGCCACTCACAGAGAGGCCACGCCAGGCCTGGAAGGTCAGGGAAACGTTGCGGAGCTGCTCTCCCAGGGGCAGAAGGTCCAGGTTCACTCCTGGCAGGTGAGATTCAGCCTATGGGGCAAGGTCTTTTAGTGGGGGCCCGAGGGGATTGGGGATCTTCCCATCCCCAGAGCCAGCTGCATTAGGGAGACTCACAAAGTCACGGGCCTGGACCCGAACCTCGGAGAGCAGCTTCCTGGAGAGATGCAGGCTGACCTTGAACTCCCTCTGCAACTCCTGCAGGCTCCGGAGGGGCCTCCCTGGGGGCCTCGGGAATCCCCAGACACCAGCTCGAGCCAGGAGCAAGGAGAGTAGCAAAAGGCTGAGCCCTGGAGCAATAAGGAGGGGGCGGGCAAGGTGAGGGGAAGAGCTGGAAAAGAACTCAGGAAAGGGAAGGGACCGTGCCTTTTCTGAGCCTGTGCTACAGGCACGCTCTGTGTGTCATCTCACTGACCCCTCAAAACCACTAACAAGCTGTTGAGACACCGTATGGCCTCTCTGTACAGTGAAAGGAAGTGCCCCTTCCCCCAGGCAGACACAGTCTTGCACAGAGTGCCCGCCTTTGCGAGCAGATCTCGGGCTGCATCTCGAACCCCACTATCTCCCTTGGCCAAGTGTCTTTCTCAGTGAACAAACTGCACGAGGGTATGTGGCAGCCCGGGTGCTATTATTCtccctattttgcagatggggaaagtgaggctcagtaaggttgacttgcccaagggcacataGCCAGAGGGTGAGGGGACCAGGACTGGATTCCAGATCTGCCCAAATGCAGAGCCTGCATGCTTCCCCAGGGAACTCAGAGGAGACCGCCACCTCCCCTGGCGTGGGCACGGTCTGTTCTGCCAAGGATTCCCCAGGCTCAGCCAGGCGGCTCTGATGACCTGAACCAGGGCCCCAGGGGTGGGCTGATGTTGCTGAGGCTCTATCCCAGGGAGTCGGAAGGACAGATTGGTCCAGCCTCCCCCAAGGCAGGTAGATCACTCTGCAGGGTGGGAGGAGCACGGGGTGCCAGGAGAGGGACGAGGGTCTGGAATGGGAGGCTGAACCTCTGTTTCTCACTTGGGTTCTTCCCTTGAACAAGTCATGTcttatctctgtgcctcaggctcccatctgtaaaatgggggagtCAGACTGGCTGATTTCTGAAAGTGCTTCCTGCCCTGCATTTcctggaaagaaggaagaggggcagtggggctggagcTCTGGGAAGAGGGCAGTTTCTTCTTCAGGGAGAGGAAATCTAGCAATCACTAGGGAGTTACACAATTCTTCTCGAAACCCAAACCAAAACTGGTCACTAAGTTGAAGTCTATTCCTGCCCCCCCTTCTCTCCATGCCTCTTTCCTATCCATCCTTGATCTCTAGGCCCTGGGCTCTGCTCCTCGAAATGTACTCTCAGTGAAGACTAAGGGGAGATTCTGGGCGCTTCCACTACCCCCATGGACTTAACACAGGTGGTGGGTCATGCCTGCAATCTGTAGCATTCAGGCTCCCTGGCTTGGGGGCCGCTCTGGCACCCTGGAGACTTAAGGGAGACTGGGGTTCTTCCTAGCTCTATGGGTGGGCACCCCGAGGCCCTGGTGGATAGTGCCCACCCAGAACTGAGCTGTGCCGTCTCTTACTGACCCCCTGCTTTctgcctgagctctggagcccccAGACCCTTCCCTTGGTTTCTCCTTCCCCTCTGCAGCCAATCCTGGGGCCTTCGCCCGGCCTTTGAAGGTTCTGTCCCCGTCTTTCAGCCCTTGGTCCCTACCCTGACCCTACCATCGGCTCCTCTGTCTAGAGCTCCCTTTCCAGCCTCTGAGCTCTTCAGCCACCATCTGTAGCTTGGACCTCCTCCCAATCTTCAAACTCCAGACCCTTGACCCAGTTAGGCTGCTGACTCCTTGGCCCCAGCCCCCTGCTCCGGCTGCTCTTCCTCTAGCCAGACCCAGTTCTCAGCCAAGCTGACTGGCCCCTGCTCATTCACCCCAAATAAACGCTTCATCTATGCGCCTGGTCCTGATCCTGGTCAAAGCGCCCGCCCGACTCTCCCCATTCATGCCAGTCGTCTTCCCATCCTCAGCCCAGCCCTCACCAAACTTCAACTCTTCTGCAGAACGCTGTCCCCCCATTCATGCCAGCCAACCTGCCCTGCCCCAtcctctgcccagccctggctTGATCACTACccctctgccccatcccctctccccagttTATGCCTGGCTCACTCCCATCCTCCAGTCAGCTGTATCCTGTATCCTTAGTCTTGCCCACATAGTAGCACCTCAGCCCTTGGCGCCCATCCACAGCAGGCAAGTTCACCCGTCCTCTGCCCAGTCTCAGCCAAAccccccacccctctgccccagccctggcctcaAACTCACGCCAGCCAAGGTCGCCTGCCGTCTGGCCCATGGTGGGGCCAGCCTCTTTGGACAGCCATCTCCCGGGCAGGGGGAGTCTTATACTGGGGGCTGCGCCCGGTTTCACTTTCCGTCCTGCTTGTACTTTCGGCTTTGTGTTCACTCAGTCTTCCCTCTCACCACCCCTTGCTAAAATGGGGAAATGTAATTTCCCTTCccagagggggtgggaggtgcagTGAGGGTGGTGGGAAGCTGGGGTTTCGGTCAATCGCAGCTCCTGACTCCCTGCTGCTCTACCAGGTCCAGCCCTGCCCTCACTTCCCCACTCTTGGGTGAGCCACCCTGCTCTGCTTGCTGCTAGATCCCAGAGACTCTAACCCCCTCCTGTTTGTCTTCCTTGTCATCATCATCCTAGTGCCATCACCAGCTCACTGTCCTTCAAAAGACGGATGGCCAGGTAAGGGGATTGCCCATTAGAGGGGACTTGGGGTTTTGAGTCATCCTTACTCTCTTCTGGTTTACCAGATGGCTGAGGGAGGGAGTGCCAGGGAAGTCAGGGCTCAGTGGGTAGCTGGGATGGGGTTTTGTGTGAGGCCGTGGGGTCTCAGTCTGGGCAGAGTCAGAGTTCAGTCTATAGTCAGGGTCAGGGCTGGATGAGAACACGTTCGTTCAGGGCCAAGCTCAGACTTCAGCCAGAGGCAGACCTAGGATTAGCGTTCAGTCTATAACTATGATCAGGACTTGGTCTAGGGCTGGACTCAGAGCTTTGTCTGGGACCAAcatcctgcctctgcctgtgTTTGGGGTCAGAGCTATCAATGACCTGGGGCCTCTGCAAGGGGCCAGTTAGGATTGGGCTTAGAGCTCAATCCAAATGGGGCACAGACCTCAGTCTGCGGCCAAGGTTCCGACTGAGCCTGTGACTCAGGTCAGGACTCAGGCTTGGGCTGGGATGAGAGCTCAGTTGAtgaccagggtcagggctcagtCTGTGGCCAGGTTGGGGTTCTGTGAGGTCAGGATCAGGGCTCAGCCAGGTCCCAGGATAGTTCTGGTGTTTCTGCTCTGTAGACGGCTGTCAGGGGCCGTCAGGGCTGGTTACAGATCTTCCTTCCAGCACAGCCCCgccctcagccccaccctggATTTCCCATCTTCAGGGAGAAGATGGGGGTTTCTTGGTCTTCCCCCAAGCCCACTGCTGCCACTTTCCTTTTAGGACCCATGGGGTTTCCCTGCTGGGTCCCTGCTGTGAGACAGAAACCAAGGGGGCTTCCCCTTCCTATACCCTACCTCCTCAGCTGTGCCTGGGCAGGGCCGCCTGGGAGCAACTGCCAGGGAAGTACCAGCACCAGCGGGGGAGCAATCCCAGAGGGCtgcaggaggagaaggaaaaggaagagccGCTGGCACCTGCCTAGCCCAGACCAGTTTCCGTTACAGTGCCCCCCAGTGGTGGCAGCCCATTcccccacatgccatgcagctgGTGCTCCTCACTGGGGGGTCCCATCCATCTTCAGACTGATGGTGAGGACAGGCAGAGGCCCTGGCTGGTCTTCCTCACATCCCCAAGTCCTGCCATTGTCCAGGAGGCACGGCCACCCACTCACCCCTCCAACCACAGCCGCTCCTGACTCTTTGCCATCATCCAGAACTGCTTTACCTTTCAAACTTTGAACCCCATCTCCCACTCTCTGACTACAACCTCCTGGCCTTCCCAACCTTCTCAGAGACCTTCCAGCCCTTGCTGTTTCTCAGCCCTTCTCGGTCTGGCTGCAGCTGACTCCTCCAGCCTCGTGCCTCAGCCCTCTCCCTGCTGCACCAACTGCTTCTTTGCCTTTGCAcaagctggtctccctgcctAGAATGCCCTCACTGCTTTCTCCAGAGTTCTCTTTCCCCAGCCTTCTCTGTGCCCAGACCCCTTGGCATGGGCTTTCTCCCCTGAGTGGCTCATCCCTTCCTGCCATAAATCTTGTCTCCAATGGACATTTCACATTTCTTTATCTTGCCTACTCTATCCTCACTCATACCTTTCCAGccatgctcctgcctcagggcctttgctcttgctgtttcttctgcctagGACACTCTTCTTCATATCTGCAAAGCTCACTCTCTCCTTATTACTCTGCTCAAATATCTCCTTTATAAATGGGGTCTTCACTGACTACCCTGAAAAAGGGCAGCCCTGCCCCTGGAACTCTCTATCCCCTTCCCTGCATTATTTTTCTACATAGCATTTTAGATATCAAACATTTTTAGATattgaacattttctttctctctctctctctcttttttttttttttggtctgtctcCATGCGCTAGAATATGCGTTCCACAAAGATGGGAATTTTTGCCTGTTCTGTGATCTGATGTATCCCCAGTAGCTAACAACAGCAGGTTCTCAATAAATCATTGAACAAATCTATATTCTGCCACAAGTGTCTAATCCAGGTTCTGCTCATGGCTGGTGAGCTGTAAATTGCCTGGATGGAACAGCAGGTCTGGGAGCAGCCAGAGTCCTGAAGTCTCACAGTCAGCTTTCTCCCAGTCTGTCCAAGGCTTCAGTCAGGTGCTGAGGGGGGTAAGGAGGCACCTGGGCTACTTTGCATGGCTGTGGGTTGACGATCTTAGATCCTTGGCAAAAAGCCAGAGGGTCAGTGAGGGCAGTGCCAGCCTCTGTCCATATCCTAAGAGGATGGGCCTGGCCCATCTCTGCCCCCCTGGGCCTGTTTCCACAAGTGGATCTTTGCTAGTAGGCTGAGGCTTGGGTTGGGGCCAGCAGGAAATGGAAGGGATGTGGTGAGGGATGAGAACTGCTGGAAAGGACTGTAGACTCCGGTGTGCAGCTAACCCTTCTGGTGACCTCACGTGAGTCACTAGCCtactctggacctcagtttcctcattggaaaGTGATCACAATTTTCAAATGCTGCCACTATTATTACATAGGGAAATTAAAACccagatgattaaaaaaagagagagagagaggaaccaTCCAccaatttttctgattcttttccaagCCCTGTTACAGCTCTGGCCGTGTGGGGCACTCCATGGGGTTGCATGGGAGTCCTGAGTTCAGGAAGCAGAAGTTAGAAGCCTCAGATGTGACATCAGGATGGAATCAGGGAGGGGAAgtcttgttcaaggtcacacagcagatcAGTGACAGAATGAAGACTGGAACTCCAGTCCCTCATTTTCAGCTTGGGCTGGCGAGGGGAATCCCTGGGCCCCAATGATCTCAGCTTCCAGATCTAACCCCTCGGTGAAACTAAGATGGGCTTCAGTGAAGGTGGGAAGGCTGGggggaggtgaggccaggctggAGCTGGGGCCACACCTCCGAGTCTCCCAAACACGAGTGATGAGGTCCCTGAGGCTAGGCACAGCTCCCACCCGCTCCCAGGAGAGTAGAGGTGAATAAAGCCCCGCATCCCAGCCCTAATCCCTGGACCCATTGTACGCATGCGCCCTGCTGCACACCACACCTAGGGTTTATTCTGCAGCGTGCACTCAAGGCCGCAGCAAGGCAGCTTGGGtgccccacccccttccaccCACCTTGGGGGCTGCCTCTAAATACAGCGTCTCTTATGGGACTACTGACCCTGGGGTTGCAGGGGCAGGGCGGGAGGAGCCTGGAAGGGGAAAAGGGTTTCTCACACTCGGTCTCACTTCTTTTTTCCTAcccgccccccaccaccaccgcaCTCTCAAAGCCAGGCAGGCACGTGCGGTGCGCGGAGGGCTGAGAGCAAGGGAGTGCAGGGGGCACCTTGCCAGGGACTAGATGTTCATCGCTGGGTGTTCTATGTAAATGACACAGGAATGCAGGGGCAGGAAGACTGAGCTATGCAGGGTGTGAGGAGAAGGTGGGAAGCCAGGTCTGTTGAGTGCCAGGAAGACAGTTCCTGAGGCAGGgctgcagagaaaaaaaacaccAGCCTGTGGGGGGAAAAGTCCCGGTGCAAGTCCCGGCT includes:
- the IL27 gene encoding interleukin-27 subunit alpha, whose protein sequence is MGQTAGDLGWRLSLLLLSLLLARAGVWGFPRPPGRPLRSLQELQREFKVSLHLSRKLLSEVRVQARDFAESHLPGVNLDLLPLGEQLRNVSLTFQAWRGLSDPERLRFLSMTLHPFHTLLGGLGSQGFWTSSERLQLWAMRLDLRDLQQHLRFQVLAAGFNLPEEEEENEEGEGLLPGALGSPLQMSAQVSWPWLLYTYQSLHSLEIVLSRAVRDLLLLSQAGNPAQALGFPTPSSQP